One Vibrio gazogenes genomic region harbors:
- a CDS encoding IS110 family transposase, with protein MNTNTLQNIHVGVDTGKSKLDIYIRPLDIFFTVSNDENGIKEAVQTIKKYHPQRVVVEATGRLEMPFILACSQAQLPFVIANPIHIKRFAGAIGRRAKTDKLDANLIAHYSEAIQPKLTQLKPEIMRLMSELVARRHQIMTMQTMEKNRLQSMPKSLASTINPVLKVFEAQIEKLEKLIVALIRIIPEYQAKNEILQSVPGIGKICAASIISNVPELGYISNKQAASLIGVAPMSRESGRYKGKRVIQGGRAQVRTVLYMAMMSALQSNPVIKTTYQRLLAAGKPKKVAIIACIRKMVVILNSMLRDGSKWDANMGEN; from the coding sequence ATGAATACCAACACACTTCAAAACATTCATGTCGGTGTTGATACCGGCAAATCAAAACTCGATATCTACATCCGTCCACTTGATATTTTTTTCACCGTTTCTAACGATGAAAACGGCATCAAGGAAGCCGTACAAACCATCAAAAAATACCATCCTCAACGGGTCGTTGTCGAAGCAACCGGGCGATTAGAAATGCCATTCATTCTCGCCTGCTCTCAAGCTCAATTGCCCTTTGTCATTGCCAATCCAATCCACATTAAACGCTTTGCCGGAGCCATTGGCCGTCGGGCCAAAACTGACAAGCTTGACGCCAATCTTATCGCTCATTATAGCGAAGCTATCCAACCGAAACTCACGCAGCTAAAACCAGAAATTATGCGTCTAATGAGTGAGTTAGTGGCCCGGCGTCACCAAATAATGACCATGCAGACGATGGAGAAAAACCGACTGCAGTCGATGCCGAAATCATTAGCTTCAACCATCAATCCCGTGCTGAAAGTGTTTGAAGCACAGATTGAGAAACTCGAAAAACTCATCGTCGCTCTGATTCGAATCATCCCAGAGTACCAAGCCAAAAATGAGATTTTACAGAGCGTCCCCGGCATTGGAAAAATCTGTGCGGCCTCGATTATTAGTAACGTTCCTGAACTGGGTTATATCAGCAATAAACAAGCGGCTTCACTCATCGGTGTTGCCCCCATGAGCCGTGAAAGCGGTCGCTACAAAGGTAAGCGAGTCATCCAAGGAGGGCGAGCACAAGTACGCACTGTTCTGTATATGGCAATGATGTCAGCTCTGCAATCTAACCCAGTCATTAAGACAACTTATCAACGCCTTTTAGCTGCCGGAAAACCCAAAAAAGTAGCCATTATTGCCTGCATCAGAAAGATGGTTGTCATCCTAAATTCGATGCTCAGAGACGGAAGCAAATGGGACGCTAATATGGGTGAAAATTAA
- a CDS encoding DUF4231 domain-containing protein, translating into MSTGNQIVEKRYNDLLSWYEEHKKLSRCCYYLLQVTVILFSVLTPVVMLVDELSSISWLAGLLPAIAAIAASIQTLFKFNETWISRAEASERLKSEFVYYQSRIGPLYSSDLAEEKVTANFLDRIEQINRYERTLWVSIQEKDQASELKN; encoded by the coding sequence ATGAGTACAGGAAATCAAATTGTAGAAAAGCGTTATAATGATCTACTTTCTTGGTATGAAGAGCATAAGAAACTCAGCCGTTGTTGTTATTACTTACTGCAAGTGACCGTGATTTTATTTAGTGTACTTACTCCTGTAGTAATGTTGGTTGATGAACTAAGCTCCATCTCTTGGCTTGCAGGCTTACTTCCTGCTATCGCCGCAATAGCTGCATCGATCCAAACTTTATTCAAATTTAACGAAACATGGATTTCTAGAGCAGAAGCCAGTGAGCGGTTAAAGTCTGAGTTTGTTTACTATCAGTCTCGTATTGGTCCTCTTTACTCATCTGATTTAGCTGAAGAGAAAGTAACAGCAAACTTTCTTGATCGAATTGAACAAATCAATAGATATGAACGAACTCTTTGGGTGTCGATTCAAGAAAAAGATCAAGCAAGTGAACTTAAAAACTAA
- a CDS encoding ClbS/DfsB family four-helix bundle protein — protein MARPKTKEELIHQADESFTKLFRYIDSMPESVLNTEFDFSSDKGKKELHWARDRNLRDVLIHLYEWHQLLLKWVNSNMAGQKVSFLPEPYNWKTYGQMNIEFWQKHQETELSAAKQLVQESHKASLELAKSFTNEALFTKQYFDWTGTTTLGSYCVSAMPSHYDWALKKLRAHAKMHS, from the coding sequence ATGGCAAGACCGAAGACTAAAGAAGAGTTAATTCATCAAGCTGATGAGAGTTTTACAAAGCTATTTCGGTATATCGATTCAATGCCTGAAAGTGTGTTAAATACTGAATTTGATTTTTCCAGTGACAAGGGCAAAAAGGAATTACATTGGGCTCGCGACCGAAACCTGCGAGATGTATTGATACATCTGTACGAATGGCATCAGTTGTTACTGAAGTGGGTTAATTCAAACATGGCGGGACAGAAGGTAAGTTTTCTACCTGAACCATACAATTGGAAAACATACGGCCAAATGAACATTGAATTTTGGCAAAAGCACCAAGAAACAGAGTTATCGGCAGCAAAGCAATTGGTTCAGGAAAGTCATAAAGCGTCACTCGAGTTAGCTAAAAGTTTTACTAATGAGGCACTTTTCACTAAACAGTATTTCGATTGGACGGGCACAACAACGCTAGGAAGTTACTGTGTATCTGCGATGCCAAGCCACTATGATTGGGCGTTAAAAAAGCTCCGGGCTCACGCAAAAATGCATTCGTAA
- a CDS encoding exonuclease SbcCD subunit D has translation MKFIHTSDWHLGRQFHSVSLIADQKAVLAQLVAFIEENPVDAVIVAGDIYDRSVPPTVAIELLNQVIHQICGTLNTPMILIPGNHDGAERLGFGAEQMKNAGLHIISDFKQMLEPVILRSQSAGEVAFYGIPYSDPETVRAAFQTSVTTHDDAHQLLTRKVHEHTSPTQKQVLISHCFVDGAIESESERPLSIGGSDRVSHEHFIDFDYVALGHLHQPQQKGAPYIRYSGSLMKYSFSEQHQKKGFTRVEFNQDGFVSAEHIELTAPHEMRILEGELNTILEQGKTDPKHLDYLLVRLMDKHAILNPMEKLRAVYPNVLHLEKPGMLIGVEQEMASARLSRSEIDMFRDFFVEVQDCNLSAEQDRAISDIINQLTRQ, from the coding sequence ATGAAATTTATCCATACTTCAGACTGGCACCTCGGCCGCCAGTTTCACAGCGTTTCACTGATTGCCGATCAAAAAGCCGTGTTGGCGCAATTGGTTGCTTTTATTGAGGAAAACCCGGTCGATGCGGTGATTGTTGCCGGTGATATCTATGATCGTTCCGTACCGCCAACGGTTGCCATCGAACTGTTGAATCAAGTCATCCATCAGATTTGCGGCACGCTGAATACACCCATGATTCTCATCCCGGGGAATCATGACGGTGCGGAGCGGCTCGGCTTCGGGGCTGAGCAGATGAAAAATGCCGGATTACACATTATCAGTGACTTTAAACAGATGCTGGAACCGGTCATCCTGCGGAGTCAATCTGCCGGTGAAGTCGCCTTCTATGGCATTCCTTACAGTGATCCTGAGACGGTTCGTGCAGCCTTTCAAACCTCAGTTACGACGCACGATGACGCCCATCAATTGCTGACCCGCAAAGTGCACGAGCACACCTCCCCCACCCAGAAACAGGTGCTCATCAGTCACTGTTTTGTCGATGGGGCGATTGAATCCGAGTCAGAAAGGCCGCTCTCTATCGGGGGCTCAGATCGGGTCAGTCATGAACACTTTATCGATTTCGATTATGTCGCCCTCGGCCATCTGCATCAGCCCCAGCAAAAAGGTGCGCCGTACATTCGCTACTCCGGCTCTTTAATGAAGTACAGCTTCAGTGAGCAGCATCAAAAGAAAGGATTCACACGGGTTGAATTCAATCAGGACGGTTTTGTGTCTGCCGAACATATCGAACTGACCGCGCCGCATGAAATGCGCATCCTCGAAGGTGAACTGAACACCATCCTCGAACAGGGCAAGACCGATCCGAAACATCTTGATTATCTGCTGGTCCGGTTGATGGATAAACACGCCATCCTCAATCCGATGGAAAAACTCCGCGCCGTCTATCCCAATGTGCTGCATTTAGAAAAACCGGGCATGTTAATTGGCGTGGAACAGGAGATGGCATCAGCCAGACTGTCACGCAGCGAGATTGACATGTTCCGTGATTTCTTTGTTGAAGTGCAAGACTGCAACTTATCGGCAGAACAAGATCGTGCTATCAGCGACATTATCAACCAACTCACCCGGCAGTAA